One genomic window of Nicotiana sylvestris chromosome 10, ASM39365v2, whole genome shotgun sequence includes the following:
- the LOC104219157 gene encoding uncharacterized protein has translation MASLQCHKPAQHAPSTVCQKTTTVTCHKANNEHHSYADKMKDMTVKMFHHDNHNQHSACYGTKTNQSAACHGTKTQQSAACHGTKPQQSAACHGTKPQQSAACHGTKTQQSAACSGTKTHQSAACHGTSATAAHAGACGKKKEGNFMHKMRDQMRSRRNRNKDGSCSDGSDNSSSSSDESDDENCGRTKKRGNC, from the exons ATGGCATCACTTCAGTGCCACAAGCCCGCTCAACATGCCCCATCCACTGTCTGTCAAAAAACCACCACTGTGACTTGCCACAAGGCCAACAATGAGCACCACTCTTACGCTGACAAAATGAAAGATATGACCGTCAAAATGTTTCACCATGACAATCACAATCAGCATTCTGCTTGCTACGGCACCAAAACTAACCAATCTGCTGCATGCCATGGCACCAAAACTCAGCAATCTGCTGCATGCCACGGCACCAAACCTCAGCAATCTGCTGCATGCCATGGAACCAAACCTCAGCAATCTGCTGCATGCCATGGCACCAAAACTCAGCAATCTGCTGCATGCAGTGGAACCAAAACTCACCAATCTGCTGCATGCCATGGCACAAGTGCAACTGCTGCACATGCTGGGGCTtgtggaaagaaaaaggaagggaATTTCATGCATAAGATGCGTGATCAAATGAGAAGCAGGAGGAACAGGAACAAGGACGGAAGTTGCAGCGAcggcagtgacaacagcagcagcagcagtgatgAGAGCGACGATGAAAACTGCGGAAGGACCAAG AAGAGAGGGAACTGCTGA